Within the Candidatus Flexicrinis proximus genome, the region CCTGATCATTCTGAATATGGCTGCCATCGGCGGGTTCGTATTCCTGGGCTTCCAGGGAAACGCCGTCTCGATCCCAATCGCGATCGCCATCGCAACCCTGATCGCCATCGTCACAATCTCGTATCGTCAGACCATATTTTCCAATCCGGCAGGGGGCGGCGGATACCGCGTGGCCAAAGAGAACTTGGGCGAGGAACTCGCGCAGGTCACCGGGGCCGCCCTCCTGACCGATTACATCCTCACCGTGGCGGTCAGTATCAGTGCCGGCGTGGCGAATATCATCAGCGTGGTGCCGGGTCTCCTGCCTTACCGGGTCTGGATTACGGTAGGCGTCATCCTGTTCATGACCGTCATCAATCTGCGCGGCGTGAAGGAAAGTGCGCGGCTGTTCTCGATCCCAACCTACTTCTTCTTGCTCACCATGGGGTTGACACTCATCGTTGGCTTCCTCAAGCTGGCGAGCGGCACGCTGGGAACCGTGGCCGACGTCGAGGCAATTCAGCACAATGCGCTCGAACCGATAACCCTGCTGATCATGCTGCGGGCGTTTTCATCCGGCTGCACGGCACTCACGGGGATCGAAGCGATCTCGAACGATACGCAGCTCTTTAAGCAGCCGCGCGCCAGGAACGCCGCCAGAACTCTGGTGGCGATGAGCGCGATCCTGATCACGCTGTTCATGAGCATCACCGTGCTGTCGAATGCGATCCAGGCCGTTCCGTCACACAATGAAACGGTGATCAGCCAGCTCGCACGGACGATCTACGGGCAGGAAGGGCTGGGCAATCTGGCTTATGTCCTGACGATGGCCGGTGCCTTCGCAGTGCTGTTCATGGCCGCCAATACGCCGTTCGCGGACTTTCCGCAGCTGGCAGCCCTCCACAGCAGCGACGGCTTCCTGCCGCGCCAGCTCACATATCGCGGGCGGCGGCTGGTCTTCACTTGGGGGATCTACACGCTGTCAGGCGCGGCGATCTTCCTTGTGATTGCCACAAGTGCGCGCGTCACAAATCTGATTCCGCTCTATGCGATCGGCGTATTTCTGGGCTTCACGATCAGCCAGGCGGGCATGACGCGGCGATTCTGGCGT harbors:
- a CDS encoding APC family permease → MSIHEAQERVADLVLGKRLQTAEISHQSASNPIALAVLASDALSSVAYATEEILIILNMAAIGGFVFLGFQGNAVSIPIAIAIATLIAIVTISYRQTIFSNPAGGGGYRVAKENLGEELAQVTGAALLTDYILTVAVSISAGVANIISVVPGLLPYRVWITVGVILFMTVINLRGVKESARLFSIPTYFFLLTMGLTLIVGFLKLASGTLGTVADVEAIQHNALEPITLLIMLRAFSSGCTALTGIEAISNDTQLFKQPRARNAARTLVAMSAILITLFMSITVLSNAIQAVPSHNETVISQLARTIYGQEGLGNLAYVLTMAGAFAVLFMAANTPFADFPQLAALHSSDGFLPRQLTYRGRRLVFTWGIYTLSGAAIFLVIATSARVTNLIPLYAIGVFLGFTISQAGMTRRFWRAGHVKPGEFAWGLETKIFFDPNWKLKLLVSGTGATITFIVMLVFIVTKFTDGAWAIVMLIPALVWVFFRIHRHYKETAARLKLVETPTFDVQPIVFNPAEHKDVALYFCDTWSKLAVSVVNRILKRGLPVQIVHIDVDPKRTEAFLKRSQEIVELNGWDPGIIKVIDEPYRDLYQNVATLLDRMRSDYPNVYFHVFMGALRTRFPYNLLHMSTDRFLRDALLESEDASLTIKQINLDALPLPEGFKVTFEHVADHHETQEDHAAAHQPGA